The following is a genomic window from Dryobates pubescens isolate bDryPub1 chromosome 5, bDryPub1.pri, whole genome shotgun sequence.
CTCGAGTCTTGAGATTCCCCAGTAACTGGGCGCCGTCCTGTTCTCGCAGCTTTTAAGGAAGGGGGTTCGGAGTTTTGGGACGGTTGGGttcttgggttttggggggtttttttgttgttgtttgttttgtgttggtttggatttttgcggggggagggggagagtgTAAACAACCTACCATGGCCACATCTGGCAGGATCAGTTTTACAGTGAGAAGCATTTTGGATTTACCAGATCAGGATACTAATAGCATAAAGCAAGCATCTGACGATCACCATTCAGCGGAGAACTACACCGACTCGCCGTACCGCGGCTGGATAGAAACAGACAGAATTCACTATCCCTGTGAGTATGAAACGGACAGGAATTCATCATCTGCGCACAactattttttatttgtttcctctcttcctttggGGAAGATGCGAAGAAGCGAATCGCCAGCGTGTATAGCCGACAGGATCGGGGGGAATCTAGGCTGGGAATGTCATAAAATATTACTGAATTGCAACAATGAAACAGCAGGAACGTCCCAGCCATGACCTTAAGaaggaaataataatttttttccccctgtatagTTCCATGCGTTTTTCCAGCTATGGTAGAACCCAAAACCTCAGGCTGTGTCCACCCGTCTCTCTGCGCTTATCGTTCAAGCTCTCTTTCcggattattttttaaataataataataataataattattattattccccaccctcccttcccccttttcacTCTTGCAAGAAATCCTGCCTTTTTGTGCTGGCAGGATTTCAGGTCACCCCATGcactgcagaggaaagctgAGCTGAAACACACAGCACCCCGGGCCACCGCCTCGATCTGTCCTGGAGAAATGCAGGCTCCGATGCACacgcagctctgcagcacaccGATCCTAGCTCGGGGACAGGGGCTGTGCGCAGAGACACGGCGTTAATGTACACTGCGTGTGCACGGGGGGCACCGTCCTGGGGATGGATGCCAGAAGTCCATCGGGATAGGTTAAATATTTAGGCAATCGAGCGGCTGAAGAACAGTCGTAATGAAAGAAGTGGGTAGCCCAGGTCGATATTAGGTTTGCTTTAGCAGAGAGCGGGCACAAacgctgccagccagccagccagccagccacggGCTGCGCGCAGCCGATCGGCCGTGCCTGTGCGAGGACTGGCGCCGGGGTGGAGCCGCACGGCCGCGGAGAGCAGCCCGCTCCGTCCCGCGGCTTAGGTTTAATGCATTCAGGGTGTTAACTCACATCGGTTGTTGACCGTCGGATTAACCTGGCCCGGTAAACAACCCGAGCACTACCTGAGAGGCATTTCGGCTCTCCACCTCCTCGGTGCCTGCCCCGCTCCCCGGCCGCCCCCTCTCTCTCTAACTCCCTCGCTGTCCCCAGCTTCCGACGAGAGCGGCCCGGAGCTGAGCTTGCCCGACTCCACGCAAAGGTCCGTCCCCGCTCGCGGCTCGGAAGccgaggagaagaagaaaaagcgaCGGGTGCTTTTTTCCAAGGCGCAAACACTGGAGCTGGAGCGGCGGTTCAGGCAGCAGCGGTACCTCTCGGCGCCGGAGCGGGAGCAGCTGGCCCGGCTGCTTAGCCTCACCCCCACCCAGGTGAAGATCTGGTTCCAAAACCACCGCTACAAAATGAAGCGAGCGCGGAGCGAGGGTCCCGGTAGCCCTCCGCCGCGCCCTCCCGCCCTGCTGCGCCGGGTCGTGGTGCCGGTGCTGGTGCGGGACGGGGAGCCCTGCCGCggctgcccctccagcccccctccaCCCGCCGCCCGTCCCAAGCTGGGCTGCGCCCTGGCCGGCTGCAGCGCCCAGGCTGCCCTCGCCCTGCCGGGCTACCGAGCCTGCCCACCCGCCGCCGCTCTCGGCGTCTTCCCCGCTTACCAGCACTTAGTGCACCCCGCCGTCGTCTCCTGGGGATGGTGACAGCGGCGCTTTGCCCTCCGGGGCCGGACTCATCCCACGGGTGCAAGAAGGCCCGCCCAAGCCCCGGGCTCCCGGCGCGGGGAAAGTGCCGGATACCGCCGGGGCACCGCGGACGCCGGGCTCGGACTGGCGGAGCGGCGGAGGCCAGGCCGGGACAGAGCTGGCCTGGGCCGCCCTCCCCGACGCCGGTCTCACCCGAGGGTGCAGATTCCGGATGCGACTCTAATTTTGTGAAagctctgcccctcctcctgctcctttcgAGAGATCCCTCGTtacaaaaatattaataatccTAACGAACTAGTTTATTTTATAATAGCTGATGCTTCCAGTGactaataaaattatttttgaaaaatattttttcccggCGAAGTGTATTtttttgatgatttttgagcCCTTTTCATAGGATTACCGCCTGTGCCACGAGAGGCTCAATACTTGATCTCGCCAGCGGATTTCACTTCCCATCTGGTTTAATTTACTCACCTGATTCAGTAAGTGGTGCATAAAGTTTACTGCAAGCACGTCACTGTAAACCTGGTGATATTCCTATGGGAATCCTGAGCCTAGAACTCACCCGTCCCTGGAGGCACCCGACCTTTCGTTTTGGACCGGCCGAGGCTCCAGGGGCTGCGGCGCAGGGGTTCCTTCGCACAGCCCGGCCGGTGGGCACAACGCAGGGCTGGGGCTTATCGCTGTCTGTTTCAAAGCCGTTAAGGTAGGGTCCAGAATTAGACCGATCTTCCCATTAGTCTGCATCTGTTTCAAAGATCGTCAGGAAAAGGGTAGCCAAGAGAAAATAGTCATACCTTATAACTTCCAGAGAATTACgttttaaaatgctttgatAAGCTATTGATTTTATTAATTCTGGgcgaaaaaaaaaaatccctcaaaaATATTGCTGTCCCTACAATTGACAATGGGGAAAAATCCttcaaaaaatccaaacccaaaacacccccaaaacagGTCTCTGAAATACAGACTGGACTGGCTGCGTCTATCCCTCCAGCGGGAGCTGCAAATAGAACGTGGCGGGAATACCTGAGAGTGAAGACCCCGTGGGGATTGAGGCAGACAACCTGCCCGCTGAGGAAACGCTGTCGATGAAAAGGAGCTGGCAGATACTCTTTATTGAGGGGGTTAGCATTTTTTGTTCGCTGCGAGGGGGGAATTTCGGTACAGGTATGCTCCTGGGAGATCTCATACTGCCCACGCAGCCTGGCGAGCCCCTGCGGAGAGCCTCCGTCGTGGCGCGGGAGGTGGACAAAAGCACCCACGGGAGTGCTCAGCATTGGTAGCATCACCttgcttccctcccagccctgtgttCCCTAGGGCTGCACCCCCTCCACCGGGACGCCTCGCTGTCGCCTCCGGCCTCCATGTGGAGGACCAGAGCGTGCTGCAAGGCAGGGCAAGTCGGGGAGGATGAAGCCACACCGGGCCTTCCACTTGcatccccttccctgcctgggcaggtggcCGTGTGCCAAGAGGGAGATGCAGAGCGAACCAGGCTTCTGGGATGTGCGGAAAGGACCCGGGGAAATACAGCCTCTGTGTCACCTGggggttttattgttgttgtcttttcccccccttccctttacttttcttcctgacatccgatttttttttcctttttctttttttgtctctccctcttcttttccacaccccccacccccccccccccttttttttttcgtCTCAGCTGCTGGCCACCTTGTCTCCCATATGGACGGAGTTATCTTAGAAGAATCTCCAAGAGAATCGCTCCTTAAACCTCCTTTTGTCTTGGGGGTTGAAAAGAGCATTGTTGTGCATGAAAAGGACCTAGACAAAATCCGCACTGTTTCAATTCAGGACTGTTTAATCAGTCCCTAGTGACAATTTTATGGGGTTTAGGCGGTACAATAGTATCTTTTAAAATCTTGTGGCCTTCATGAAAACAAAGGGCTTGAATTTTATGGGCTTACAACTCCAATTAGAACAGTGCCAATGTGTATGGGAGATTATCAAATTTGTACCATAAAACCCCTCTATAATAAATGGTCGCTGGAGGCTACGGAGCGGCACAGGGGAGAAGGGACCCAGACTTCAAGCAATGGACTTTAGCACATGTAGCTCTTTATTTTAACTCCCTACCACCCAGTTGTGCAGCAGAATCAGATGTGGAAATAGTGTTGCATCATTGTTAGAAACAGAAACCAAGATAGGAGGAGAAGagccctcctcctcagcccaaATCTGCCATCTGTCAGCTTGTTGAAGGTTTGGCATCATCCCACCCAGAAGATTCCCTCTCTATCTCAGTGGCTATCTGGGCTTCTCTCCTGTTCTGAAGCCCACACCTGGCCATAGGAAAGATCTGTAGAATGGCTGATCTTCATTACATTACTGATTTTTCCAGTTACTGTTCACACGGGCCATGACAGAGGGTGCTATGGTGTCCCTATTCTtcccagcctcaggctgcagtgaTTTCCTCTTGTCACCAGCTGCAATGTCGCCTGATGCTGGTTTCTTGATGTGAAATACGTAATTTGTGAGCGCTGCCTTTTACCAAGACCAGGGAATAGGAAAGGTGTGATTCCTAGGTGCTGGCAACAGCTGAAGCCATACCCTTGCAGGCCGAGGGGAAATCAAAGCAACGTGTATGTGAGAAGGATGATGGATCCAGACTCAGGCACTGATGAAAGCAGCCTCCTTAATTTCATACATCTttacagaaagaagaaagtatTGAATGAGTCAATTCAACAGAAGGTGGAGAATTACAATGGAAAGTATTGTGAAGAAGACAGGGCATAGCTGACAATAttcattttgggttttttttcctgataaaaGTGAATTAATCCATCTAAAATGTAAGTGTATACAGCAAGCAAAATAGATCTTTTAATTTCCCCCATCTTTAAGTTTCATCTTAGAGCTAGATATTAACCACAGTCATTGATAATGGCTTTGAGACAAAAGAAACTGCCTTTCAGAGTATTTTCTGTTACTTT
Proteins encoded in this region:
- the NKX2-8 gene encoding homeobox protein Nkx-2.8 translates to MATSGRISFTVRSILDLPDQDTNSIKQASDDHHSAENYTDSPYRGWIETDRIHYPSSDESGPELSLPDSTQRSVPARGSEAEEKKKKRRVLFSKAQTLELERRFRQQRYLSAPEREQLARLLSLTPTQVKIWFQNHRYKMKRARSEGPGSPPPRPPALLRRVVVPVLVRDGEPCRGCPSSPPPPAARPKLGCALAGCSAQAALALPGYRACPPAAALGVFPAYQHLVHPAVVSWGW